GTCATCGGCGGAACAGGCGGCCTTGTCCGATCTGCGCCACGCCCTGCTTGACGGAAGCCCGCTGACCCTGCTGCTGGGGGACGATGGCATCGGCAAGACGCAATTGCTGAATGCGATCCGCACGCGACTGTCCGAAAGCCACAAGATCGCCTCGATCCGGTTGGAGGAATTCGAACCGGGGGATCCCCAGATCGGTTCGGATGATGATGCGCAGGATGATGAGTTCATCGCCTCGATCCGTGACTTTGCGCATGAAGACCAGGACGAGGCACTGCCAAGCCAAATGCCGACGCTTCTGATCGTGGATGACGCCCATCTGCTGCCCGACAGTGCGCTTGATCAGCTGCATCGCGTTTGCGAGGCCCTTTCGGCTTCGGAGCCGCCGGTGCAGTTGTTGCTGGCTGGCCTGCCCGTGCTGCGGGACAAGCTGGATCAGTGGCAGGACAGCGCATTGGGACGTTATATCGGTGCCGAAATTCGCATCGCCGCGCTGACGGAATATGAGACGGCAGGCTATGTCGCGCATCGTTTCGCCACGGTCGATTGCGACTGCCATTCGGGACGCAATCCCTTCGATGCCGGCGCCATGGTCCGGCTGCATCATTATTCGCAGGGGGTTCCGGGGCGGATCGGGGCGATCGCCAGGACATGCCTGTCCGAGGCCGAGCGTGCCGGTGCCACGGTGATCGGTGCGGCTTTCGTCGATGCCTGTGAGCGTGGTGAGCCGGTCGATGCCCTGCCCCCACCGTCCTCGACGCCTGCACAGGTGGTTGCCCATGCCGACCGCGCCGGCGCAAAGGTGCCGGGCGCTGCGTCGGACATGAAACCCGTTTCTCTGAGACCTGCGGATGAGGTCGGGACATCCGTGGCTGTCGTGCCGCCGCGTGGCCGGGGATGGATCTGGACGGTGGCTTCGGCGACGGTTCTGGCCGCGCTGGCGGGCGGTTTGATCTGGACCCAGATTTCGGGGCGCGGGCAGGGTGTGGCCCTGGTGGAGCCGGCTGGACCGATCTTGACACCCACGCCACCTTCAGATGATCGCCCTCTTGGCCCGCGCGAGGACATGCAGACCATGCCCGAGCCTGTGCCGATGCCGCCGCCGCCCCAGATTCGGCTGATGAGCGTGCCCGACACCCGTGATCTGCTGGATCAGGCAATTGACGCCGCCGCGACCGATCCCGCATTCGCGGCATTGCTGTATGAGCGCGCGGCATTGCTGGGCGATAGCCGTGCTGCCTATTTCATGGGCCAGGTTTACGAATTGGGCGATGGAGTGAGCGCGGACCCGCAGCGCGCCCGTGCCTGGTATCGCAGTGCCGTCGACAGCCAGTCCGCGGCGGACAGGCTTGCGGAACTGGGGCCCCTGACGGTGCAGAGCGGGGCCGCCGCCGCGCCTGTTCCGGTCTTGCAGGCCAGCCTGCCGGACGGGCGGCTGATTCTGCATTGGCGGACGGCTGGTTCGGCAAGTCCGCCGCGCTTTGCCGTGGATTATATGTCAGGGAGCGAGGACAGCGCCCCGCATCGGCGCGTCACGGCGCTTTCGGCGATCCTGCTGGAGGGGCCGGTCTCGCGCTGGCGCATCGTTTCCTTGTCAGCGGATGATCGCGATCAGGGCGCCACCGAGTGGTTTGACGCCCCGAGCGCAGTCGAATGATTCAGCAGCCCATGACCGCGCAGATGCTGCGACGATAGCTGTCATTGGCATCGCCTTCCGCGCTTGGAGGAGCCGTGCAGTTCATTTCGTAATCCGCGCTGGTGCCACGGGTGACACATGATCCGACATCCCAGCCCGGAGGAATCGCTCCCAGATCGACATCCTGCCATTTCGGATGTCCATATTGCTTGAGCGAGTCGAGATTGGTCGAGATCAACGCACTCATATCCGAAACCGCATTGCAGGATTGACGGTGATAGGCATTCCGATTGGCGTCATAGTCATAGGTCATCAACACGGCCTTGACGGCGACCAGATCGACCGGATCGGTCTGGAAAGGATAGGTGCCTGCTGCCAGGGTCGAGGGCGTATAGACGTTGCGCAGGGTATCATCGGTGATGGGCAGCAGATGGAACCTGCCGCCATCGATGCCGCTGCCCAGGTACAATGAGGCCGGGGCTCCGGCGACATAGAAGAATGCATCGATCTGCCCGGTCAGCAATCTTGGCAAGGCGTCCTTGGGCGCGAGTGGCAATCTTTCCGCCGGTTCCAGCCCGGCCAGGGACAGCATCAGCGAGGCGGTCAGGAACGTGCCGCTGTTTTCCGCTCCGATGGCCACGCGCCGGCCTGCCAGGTCTCCGAAATCGGCGATGTCCTTCTTGGCAAGGATATGCACCTCTTCTTCATACAGTGGAAAGGCGATGCGCACGCCCTTGATGGTGCGGGCAATATCGGGGTCTTGCGCGGCGAATGTCTGCATATACTCCAGCACGTCGTTCTGAACGATGCCGAACTGGGTATTTGGCCGCTGCCGGACGCCCAGAAAATTCTCAAGCGAACCTGCCGATTCCACGACATCAACCTCATGACCGCATTGAGCCATCAGGCGCTGCATGTCGCGGCCGAACTGGATATAGGTGCCAGTCGGAGAGCCGGTCATGATGCTGATCTGTGGTTCCTGACCATGGGCCGATATGACCGGCAGGCCGACAAGCCCGGCGACAACCGCAAGATGCTTCAGAAGTTTGGGCAATCGCATGCGTTCCTCCTTCGATGATTGGCGCGGGCGTTAGCAACTGCCCAGGTGAGATATCAATGACAGCAATGATTGGCGATTGATCGGCTGCTGGATCCTGCTCAAGGCGGTTGCGGGGCAATCTCCCTTGATCAAGGCATCCCGCAACTGCGTCAGCAACGTCGGATCTCCCGGCAGGCCCGGCATCACGGCCAAGGCCTCATCGACGACGGACGGCTCTCGGGGCTGGCCCGTCATCTCCGGGGCCGGGTCGGCCTCGGCTGCATTGATGATTTCGGCAGGGGCGGTGGCTTCCGCCTCGGGTTCCGGTTCAGCCAGGGCTGCTGTCGGGGACTGAAGACTCTGTTGCTGGCTGGTCAGCTCTGCGACTTGCTGGCGCAGGCTGTTGGCCTTGGTGGTCAGGCCTTCCAGTTCGGCGCGCTGTTTCGTCAGCGCCTCCTCCAGCGCGGCCTGTTGCGCGGCGCGGTCCTGCGCCTGCTGCAATTCCGTGGCCAGAGTCCGTTTGCGTTCGTCGAGCTGTTCGATTTGAGAGGTGAGCTCCGCCGCGTTTCCTTCCAGCGCGGCCAGCTGTTCTTCCTGATCTGCGATGCGGGCGGCCAGTTGCTCTGCCGTTTCTTTCTGCGCAGCGACCTGCTCGGCAAGCCGGGCCTTTTCTTCCGCCATTTCGTGGCTCAGGGCGGCCTGCGCCGCGAATTCATCGCTTTGGCCGGACAGCTCTGCGATTTGCTGGCGCAGGCTGTCGGCCTCGGCCGTCAGCCTTTCCAGTTCGCTGCGCTGTTCCGCCAGCGCAGCTTCCAGTTCTTCCTGCTGCGTCGCGCGGTCCTGCGTTTGTTGCAATTCCGCGGCCAAGGTCTGTTTCTGTTGGTCAAGCTGTTCGATTTCGGTCTTCAGAGCGGCGACACTGTCATCCAGCCCGCGCATTTCGGCGCGGCGCCTGGCGATCTGGTCGTCCAGTTCCGTGGCTTCGGCGCTTGCTGCCTGCGCCACTTCTTCTTGTGTGGCATCGCGCTGGTTGACCAATGATGTGATTTCTTCAGTCAGCCGCTGGATTTCCTGCTCTTGTTCACTGCGCGCTTGGCGAAGGTCTTCTGTTGCGCTCTCAAGAGCCGTGCGGTCCGTTTCCAATGTGGCGATGGCGGCCTGCAATGCCTGCTGCCGGCTTTCCAGTTGCGCCAGTTCTGTGCGGCGCTGGGTGATTGACTGCTCCAGCGCGGTCAGGCTGTCCTGCGCCTGCGTGGTCTGCCGGGCGATCTCTTGCTGTTCTTCGGAACCCTGGGCGACCAGCGATTCCAGACTGTCGCGTTCGGCGCTCAGGCGCGCGATCTCGGCAGTGATGTCTTCAAGCTGGGTCTGGGCGGGCGCGATCTTTCCGGTCAGCGCCTCCAGTTCCGCGCGGGACTCCGAAAGCGATGTTTCCAGCTGCGCCGCTTCATCCTCAAGATCGACAATGATCTGTCGCAAGAGATTGGCGCGCTGGCTGTCGCTTTCCTGTGCGTGGCTGCTCATCGGGAAGACAAACCCGGCTGATGCTACCACGAGAGCGTATAGCGCAGATGACGATGAGAACCCGATCACGATCTACCTCCTGCAACAGGCTCAGCATGAGGCATCCAATTCACATGTCAACTTTGTTAACGCTCGCTTGCGCGACGAGGTGGGTCTGGCGTCTGCTTTTCTTTGTCTGGTTCTGATTTCTGTTGGTTGTTTTGGGGGATTCGTGTGGATTCGGGTGTTTTGGTTTGACTTGTTGGTGTTTCCGGGTGGTTTCGTCATGTTTTTGACATTATTTTTTCTTTGTTATTCAGTGCCTTGAAGAAAAAATGACGATTGATGTGCTTTTTCTGCTTGCGGGGTTTGGTTGTTGGGCTTAGACACCGCTTCACCGAGACGGCGGGGACGCAAGAACGGGACGGAGCGGACGGGAAGCTTGAAGCTCTGTGAGACAATTTGGGACTGGATGACCGGTAGGGGCGTCGCTAGAGTGGCGCATCTTCCGTGATTTTGTTTCCTCTGCTTTTTGACATTTATGGTTTTATGAAGGGATATGCGGGCGGTTTGGTCGTATTCGACTGAGTTTCTTGCATATCAGCCTGGTAGCGAAAGCGATGATCCGGGTGTCAGCTTCACTGTTTGTCGGCTCACGCGAG
The sequence above is drawn from the Paracoccus seriniphilus genome and encodes:
- a CDS encoding AAA family ATPase gives rise to the protein MTGDADQSRAACPVFAVGSTPSLLYPSSAEQAALSDLRHALLDGSPLTLLLGDDGIGKTQLLNAIRTRLSESHKIASIRLEEFEPGDPQIGSDDDAQDDEFIASIRDFAHEDQDEALPSQMPTLLIVDDAHLLPDSALDQLHRVCEALSASEPPVQLLLAGLPVLRDKLDQWQDSALGRYIGAEIRIAALTEYETAGYVAHRFATVDCDCHSGRNPFDAGAMVRLHHYSQGVPGRIGAIARTCLSEAERAGATVIGAAFVDACERGEPVDALPPPSSTPAQVVAHADRAGAKVPGAASDMKPVSLRPADEVGTSVAVVPPRGRGWIWTVASATVLAALAGGLIWTQISGRGQGVALVEPAGPILTPTPPSDDRPLGPREDMQTMPEPVPMPPPPQIRLMSVPDTRDLLDQAIDAAATDPAFAALLYERAALLGDSRAAYFMGQVYELGDGVSADPQRARAWYRSAVDSQSAADRLAELGPLTVQSGAAAAPVPVLQASLPDGRLILHWRTAGSASPPRFAVDYMSGSEDSAPHRRVTALSAILLEGPVSRWRIVSLSADDRDQGATEWFDAPSAVE
- a CDS encoding TAXI family TRAP transporter solute-binding subunit; protein product: MRLPKLLKHLAVVAGLVGLPVISAHGQEPQISIMTGSPTGTYIQFGRDMQRLMAQCGHEVDVVESAGSLENFLGVRQRPNTQFGIVQNDVLEYMQTFAAQDPDIARTIKGVRIAFPLYEEEVHILAKKDIADFGDLAGRRVAIGAENSGTFLTASLMLSLAGLEPAERLPLAPKDALPRLLTGQIDAFFYVAGAPASLYLGSGIDGGRFHLLPITDDTLRNVYTPSTLAAGTYPFQTDPVDLVAVKAVLMTYDYDANRNAYHRQSCNAVSDMSALISTNLDSLKQYGHPKWQDVDLGAIPPGWDVGSCVTRGTSADYEMNCTAPPSAEGDANDSYRRSICAVMGC